One Brassica napus cultivar Da-Ae chromosome A5, Da-Ae, whole genome shotgun sequence DNA window includes the following coding sequences:
- the LOC125608719 gene encoding uncharacterized protein At4g06744-like, translating to MASIYSLLFLSLLQLHCTLSTGNNHIIHRKSLEIISGSGVGGIPPPLPSPQPKPEECPPPCPPRPLPPQPEECPPPPPPPCPPPRPPPPQPEECPPPPPPPCPPPPQPKPEECPPPPPLPPSPPPPPPPSPPPTPSPKTPPLPPPESIHSPPKAPPLSPSEPSRSPPKPPKSPPPPQLTFASPLLKKVYPVLQAFKKLVEVDSKNILASWNGSDICGKYRGLECATFPGTKYQAVASVQFNGFNFSGKNLRLDNFLDKLDTVTIFHANSNNFLGSVPKVSNLKYLFELDLSNNKLTGEFPASVLKATNLTFLDLRFNTFSGSVPRQVFNLDLDVLFINNNNLVQKLPHNLGSITALYLTFANNRFTGPIPASIGNIKYLQEVLFLNNQLTGCLPYQIGKLNRATVFDVEYNNLTGPIPYSFGCLDKMEQLNLARNKFFGTIPEIVCEISSLKNLSLSYNFFTQVGPKCRNLIKRNILDVRMNCILDLPNQKTPLECANFFMRKHTCPNSKSMFRIPCGKNPNRIRLDQEQLKDEQAQTSSPVSYWALNPDRIQNR from the exons ATGGCTTCAATCTATtcacttctttttctttcacttTTACAACTACATTGCACTCTATCTACTGGGAACAACCATATTATCCACAGAAAATCCTTAGAAATCATTTCCGGCAGTGGTGTCGGTGGCATTCCACCACCGTTACCTTCACCGCAACCAAAACCTGAAGAATGCCCTCCTCCGTGCCCGCCACGGCCACTGCCTCCACAACCTGAAGAATgccctcctccaccacctcctccatGCCCTCCTCCACGGCCACCGCCTCCACAACCTGAAGAATGccctcctccacctcctcctccatgCCCTCCTCCACCGCAACCAAAACCTGAAGAATGTCCTCCTCCACCGCCTCTTCCTCCTTCTCCTCCACCGCCTCCTCCTCCATCGCCTCCTCCTACACCTTCCCCCAAAACACCACCACTTCCTCCGCCGGAGTCGATACATTCACCACCCAAAGCACCGCCACTTTCACCGTCGGAGCCATCACGCTCACCGCCTAAACCACCGAAATCACCACCGCCGCCGCAACTAACTTTTGCGAGTCCACTACTAAAGAAAGTCTACCCAGTCCTCCAAGCTTTCAAGAAACTAGTCGAAGTCGATTCAAAGAACATTCTTGCTTCTTGGAATGGTTCCGACATTTGCGGCAAATACCGCGGACTCGAATGCGCGACGTTCCCTGGAACAAAATATCAAGCAGTCGCCAGCGTCCAGTTTAACGGGTTTAACTTCTCCGGCAAGAACCTTCGATTAGATAACTTTCTCGACAAGTTAGACACAGTCACCATCTTTCACGCAAACTCCAACAACTTCTTAGGCTCTGTCCCTAAAGTCAGCAACTTGAAGTACTTATTCGAGCTTGACCTAAGCAACAACAAACTTACCGGAGAGTTCCCAGCTTCTGTCTTAAAAGCAACAAATCTCACGTTTCTCGATCTCAGGTTCAATACTTTCTCAGGCTCTGTTCCACGTCAGGTCTTTAATCTCGATCTCGACGTCTtgttcatcaacaacaacaatcttGTTCAGAAACTTCCACACAATCTTGGCTCCATCACCGCTCTTTATCTCACATTCGCCAACAACAG GTTCACTGGTCCAATTCCTGCTAGCATAGGCAACATCAAGTACCTACAAGAAGTACTTTTCTTGAATAACCAGTTAACCGGATGCTTACCATATCAAATAGGCAAGCTAAACCGAGCCACTGTTTTTGATGTTGAGTATAACAACCTAACTGGTCCTATAC CATATTCTTTCGGTTGCTTAGACAAGATGGAACAACTCAACTTAGCCAGAAATAAATTCTTTGGAACCATACCAGAGATCGTATGCGAGATTTCTAGTCTCAAAAACCTCTCCCTCTCCTATAATTTCTTCACTCAGGTCGGTCCAAAATGTAGGAATCTCATCAAGAGAAACATTCTCGACGTTCGTATGAATTGTATACTTGATCTTCCAAACCAGAAAACGCCACTGGAATGTGCGAACTTCTTCATGCGGAAACATACATGTCCTAATTCCAAGTCCATGTTTCGGATCCCTTGTGGTAAAAATCCAAACAGGATCAGACTGGATCA